In Microbacterium laevaniformans, a single window of DNA contains:
- a CDS encoding Lhr family ATP-dependent helicase, giving the protein MADVLERFGPATQDWFRGAFAQPTSAQAGAWDAISAGKHALVVAPTGSGKTLSAFLWAIDRVFREKAPAPRASEAAEDPAAPKQPAAAQQPPGSRKKAARKKDAAGTRILYISPLKALGVDVERNLRSPLVGIGQAARRLGIPLPEVTVGVRSGDTPAADRRKLIADPPDILITTPESLYLMLTSQAAETLRDVHTVIVDEVHAVAATKRGAHLAVSLERLDALRRDDDLDRPAAQRVGLSATVRPIDEVARFLGGSAPVEIVAPRATKAFDLRVVVPMADMLNPPPPPERADPETSAETDAEGDGDWFTPSQPSEITGSVWPHVEEAIVDRVLAHRSTIVFANSRRLAERLTGRLNEIYAERLGLDLPEQTVPAATMAQAGASAGAPPELAKAHHGSVSKEQRAQVEDELKRGILRCVVATSSLELGIDMGEVDLVIQVEAPPSAASGLQRVGRAGHQVGEVSRAALFPKHRGDVLHTAVVTERMLAGQIEAISVPQNPLDILAQQTIAACAVGPVDVEGWFETVRRSAPFRTLPRSAYEATLDLLAGKYPSDEFAELRPRVVWDRDHGTLTARPGAQRVAVTSGGTIPDRGLFGVFVAGETRNARVGELDEEMVYESRVNDVFTLGTTSWRIVEITHDRVNVLPAFGQPGKLPFWHGDGLGRPAELGEALGRFSREVAAADAEKATARLRESGLDDNAIGNLLAYLDEQKEATGSLPTDRTLTVERSRDEVGDWRIILHSPYGMHVHAPWALAVNARIRERLGVEGSAVASDDGIIARVPDAESEPPGAELFVFEPDELGQLVTDEVGGSALFASRFRECAARALLLPRLNPNKRSPLWQQRQKSAQLLEVAKNHPTFPIILETLREVLQDVYDLPALLRIARSIGDRRIRLVETTTSTPSPFARDLLFGYVGAFMYEGDSPLAERRAAALSVDPALLGELLGKVEMRELLDPAVIAQFEREAQRLDPSRRVRGLEGVADLLRLLGPLDAAEVAARLAETATPTQDASAGAPHTTTATAPAPPPSDAETDAAAHAAASAFLDQLVAARRAIRVSVGGVERVAAIEDAGRLRDALGAALPVGIPLAFLEPVVDPLADLIARHARTHGPFRTADVARRLGIGAAVARQTLQRLESQGRVASGFFLPEGAAPRSVPGDEGGARTGVDDVEWCDSEVLRRLRLRSLAAIRGTVEPVAPASYARFLPAWQHIAGAAGGRPLEGVDGVLAVIELLAGVPLPASAWESLILPLRVSDYTPAMLDELTSTGDVVWSGHGSLPGRDGWIALHPADTVTLTLIPAEDPEEPSAAEQRIIDALRAGGAFFAGQLAAMTQATSEQAVVDALWNLAWTGRVTNDTFAPVRGLLAGGSQAHRTTRRAPRARMFRGTSIPTTLTAARAAAPRAPMAGGRWSLLPEPSADGALRATASASLLLERYGVVTRGSVQAEGIPGGFAQAYRVLAGFEDAGHCRRGYFIEKLGAAQFAASATVDRLREYAALADPPPRRAVTLAATDPANPYGAALAWPALEGVAHRPGRKAGGLVTLVDGELVFYLERGGRSALVFDDDDEVLAAAAASLVTTARTHRLDTLTVEQVSGAFVYGTAAGRALQAAGFVESSRGLTLRRQR; this is encoded by the coding sequence ATGGCTGATGTGCTGGAGCGGTTCGGTCCTGCGACCCAGGACTGGTTCCGCGGCGCCTTCGCCCAGCCCACGAGCGCTCAGGCGGGGGCGTGGGATGCGATCTCCGCCGGCAAGCACGCCCTCGTCGTGGCTCCCACCGGCTCGGGCAAGACCCTCTCGGCGTTCCTCTGGGCCATCGACCGCGTCTTCCGTGAGAAGGCTCCGGCGCCGCGAGCGTCCGAAGCGGCGGAAGACCCCGCTGCGCCCAAGCAGCCCGCTGCCGCCCAGCAGCCCCCTGGCTCCCGGAAGAAGGCGGCGAGGAAGAAGGATGCCGCCGGCACGCGCATCCTCTACATCTCTCCGCTCAAGGCGCTCGGCGTCGACGTCGAGCGCAACCTCCGCTCGCCGTTGGTGGGAATCGGGCAGGCGGCGAGGCGCCTCGGCATCCCGCTCCCCGAGGTCACCGTCGGCGTGCGCTCGGGAGACACTCCGGCCGCCGATCGCCGCAAGCTCATCGCCGACCCGCCCGACATCCTCATCACGACGCCCGAGTCGCTCTACCTGATGCTCACGTCGCAGGCGGCCGAGACCCTACGCGACGTCCACACGGTGATCGTCGACGAAGTGCACGCGGTCGCGGCGACCAAGCGCGGCGCGCACCTCGCGGTCAGCCTGGAACGGCTCGACGCCCTGCGTCGCGACGACGATCTCGATCGCCCTGCCGCACAGCGCGTCGGGTTGTCGGCGACGGTGCGCCCGATCGACGAGGTCGCGCGCTTTCTCGGCGGCTCCGCGCCGGTCGAGATCGTCGCCCCGCGTGCGACGAAGGCGTTCGATCTGCGCGTCGTCGTGCCGATGGCCGACATGCTCAACCCGCCCCCGCCACCCGAGCGGGCCGACCCCGAGACGAGCGCGGAGACGGATGCCGAGGGCGACGGGGACTGGTTCACTCCGTCACAGCCGTCCGAGATCACCGGATCGGTCTGGCCGCACGTGGAGGAGGCCATCGTCGACCGCGTGCTCGCTCACCGCTCGACGATCGTGTTCGCGAACTCGCGACGTCTCGCCGAGCGTCTCACGGGCCGCCTCAACGAGATCTACGCCGAACGGCTCGGTCTCGACCTTCCCGAGCAGACCGTTCCCGCCGCCACGATGGCCCAGGCAGGAGCGAGTGCCGGCGCCCCACCGGAGCTGGCAAAGGCCCACCACGGCTCGGTCTCGAAGGAGCAGCGTGCCCAGGTCGAAGACGAGCTGAAGCGCGGCATCCTGCGCTGCGTCGTCGCGACGAGCTCGCTGGAGCTCGGCATCGACATGGGCGAGGTCGATCTGGTGATCCAGGTCGAGGCGCCGCCGTCCGCCGCCTCGGGCCTCCAGCGCGTCGGACGCGCGGGCCATCAGGTGGGCGAAGTGAGCCGCGCCGCCCTCTTCCCCAAGCATCGCGGCGATGTGCTGCACACCGCCGTCGTGACGGAGCGGATGCTGGCGGGCCAGATCGAGGCGATCAGCGTGCCGCAGAACCCGCTCGACATCCTCGCGCAGCAGACGATCGCCGCGTGCGCGGTGGGGCCGGTCGACGTCGAGGGGTGGTTCGAGACGGTGCGGCGCTCGGCACCGTTTCGCACGCTGCCCCGCTCGGCCTACGAGGCCACGCTCGACCTGCTCGCGGGCAAGTATCCCTCGGACGAGTTCGCCGAGCTGCGTCCCCGCGTCGTCTGGGACCGCGATCACGGCACGCTCACGGCGCGCCCCGGTGCGCAGCGCGTGGCGGTCACGAGCGGCGGCACGATCCCCGATCGTGGCCTGTTCGGCGTCTTCGTCGCCGGCGAGACGCGCAACGCCCGCGTGGGCGAGCTCGATGAGGAGATGGTCTACGAGTCGCGCGTGAACGATGTGTTCACCCTGGGCACCACGAGCTGGCGCATCGTCGAGATCACCCACGATCGCGTCAACGTCCTGCCCGCGTTCGGTCAGCCGGGAAAGCTGCCGTTCTGGCACGGCGACGGGCTCGGCCGCCCCGCCGAGCTGGGCGAGGCCCTCGGCCGGTTCTCGCGCGAGGTGGCGGCGGCGGATGCCGAGAAAGCGACCGCACGCCTGCGCGAATCGGGGCTCGACGACAATGCGATCGGCAACCTGCTGGCCTACCTCGACGAGCAGAAGGAGGCGACCGGCAGTCTTCCGACCGACCGCACCCTCACAGTCGAACGCTCGCGCGACGAGGTCGGCGACTGGCGGATCATCCTGCATTCCCCGTACGGCATGCACGTGCACGCGCCGTGGGCCTTGGCCGTCAACGCGCGCATCCGCGAGCGCCTGGGTGTCGAGGGCTCGGCCGTCGCGAGCGACGACGGCATCATCGCGCGGGTACCGGATGCCGAGAGCGAACCGCCCGGAGCGGAACTGTTCGTCTTCGAACCGGACGAGCTCGGACAACTCGTCACCGACGAGGTCGGCGGCTCGGCGCTGTTCGCCTCCCGCTTCCGCGAGTGCGCGGCACGCGCCCTGCTGCTGCCCCGCCTCAACCCCAACAAACGCTCGCCGCTGTGGCAGCAGCGTCAGAAGTCGGCCCAGCTGCTGGAGGTGGCGAAGAACCACCCCACGTTCCCGATCATCCTCGAGACGCTCCGCGAAGTGCTCCAGGACGTCTACGACCTCCCGGCGCTGCTGCGCATCGCCCGCTCCATCGGCGACCGCCGCATCCGTCTGGTCGAGACCACCACGAGCACCCCCTCGCCGTTCGCCCGCGACCTGCTGTTCGGCTACGTCGGCGCCTTCATGTACGAGGGTGACTCGCCCCTCGCCGAGCGGCGCGCGGCGGCACTGTCGGTCGACCCCGCCCTGCTGGGCGAGCTGCTCGGCAAGGTCGAGATGCGCGAGCTGCTCGACCCCGCCGTCATCGCGCAGTTCGAGCGCGAGGCCCAGCGGCTCGACCCGTCGCGGCGCGTCCGCGGGCTGGAGGGCGTCGCCGATCTGCTGCGCCTTCTCGGACCGCTCGACGCCGCCGAGGTCGCGGCGCGACTGGCAGAGACGGCCACGCCGACGCAGGATGCGTCTGCCGGCGCCCCGCACACCACCACCGCGACCGCACCAGCACCTCCCCCGTCGGATGCCGAGACCGACGCGGCCGCACACGCGGCGGCATCCGCTTTCCTCGACCAGCTCGTCGCCGCGCGCCGCGCGATCCGCGTGAGTGTCGGCGGCGTGGAGCGAGTCGCGGCCATCGAGGACGCCGGCCGGCTCCGCGACGCTCTGGGAGCCGCGCTGCCCGTCGGCATCCCGCTGGCCTTCCTCGAACCCGTCGTCGACCCGCTCGCCGACCTGATCGCGCGCCACGCGCGCACGCACGGCCCGTTCCGCACGGCCGATGTCGCCCGGCGGCTGGGCATCGGCGCCGCCGTGGCCCGCCAGACGCTGCAACGACTGGAGTCGCAGGGGCGCGTGGCGAGCGGCTTCTTCCTGCCCGAGGGGGCGGCCCCGCGATCGGTTCCCGGCGACGAGGGCGGCGCCCGCACCGGCGTCGACGACGTGGAATGGTGCGACAGCGAGGTGCTGCGACGCCTGCGCCTGCGCTCCCTCGCCGCGATCCGCGGCACCGTCGAACCGGTGGCGCCGGCCTCCTACGCGCGCTTCCTCCCGGCGTGGCAGCACATCGCCGGGGCGGCCGGCGGACGTCCACTCGAAGGCGTCGACGGTGTGCTCGCCGTCATCGAGCTGCTCGCGGGCGTGCCCCTTCCGGCGAGCGCCTGGGAGTCGCTGATCCTGCCCCTGCGGGTGAGCGACTACACACCGGCGATGCTCGACGAGCTCACCTCGACCGGCGACGTCGTCTGGTCGGGCCACGGCTCGCTGCCGGGCCGCGACGGTTGGATCGCCCTCCACCCGGCCGACACCGTGACCCTCACCCTCATCCCGGCCGAAGACCCGGAGGAGCCCTCCGCAGCGGAGCAGCGCATCATCGACGCGCTTCGCGCCGGTGGCGCGTTCTTCGCCGGTCAGCTGGCGGCGATGACGCAGGCGACGAGCGAACAGGCCGTCGTCGACGCGCTCTGGAACCTCGCCTGGACCGGACGGGTGACCAACGACACGTTCGCGCCCGTCCGCGGGCTCCTCGCCGGGGGCTCGCAAGCCCATCGCACGACACGACGCGCGCCCCGCGCCCGGATGTTCCGCGGCACCTCCATCCCGACGACCCTGACGGCCGCGCGCGCCGCCGCACCGCGCGCGCCGATGGCCGGGGGACGCTGGTCGCTGCTGCCCGAGCCGTCCGCCGACGGCGCACTGCGCGCGACGGCCTCGGCGAGCCTTCTCCTGGAGCGCTACGGCGTCGTCACGCGCGGCAGTGTGCAGGCCGAGGGCATCCCGGGCGGGTTCGCGCAGGCGTACCGTGTGCTCGCCGGATTCGAGGATGCCGGGCACTGTCGCCGCGGCTACTTCATCGAGAAGCTCGGGGCCGCACAGTTCGCGGCATCCGCCACCGTCGACCGCCTCCGCGAGTACGCCGCTCTTGCCGACCCGCCCCCGCGTCGCGCCGTGACACTCGCGGCCACCGATCCGGCCAACCCGTACGGCGCCGCGCTCGCCTGGCCGGCGCTCGAGGGCGTCGCGCATCGTCCGGGACGCAAAGCCGGCGGACTGGTCACGCTCGTCGACGGTGAGCTGGTGTTCTACCTCGAACGCGGCGGCCGATCGGCGCTCGTGTTCGACGACGACGACGAGGTGCTGGCCGCCGCGGCCGCGAGCCTCGTCACGACGGCGCGCACCCATCGCCTCGACACGCTCACGGTCGAGCAGGTGTCCGGAGCCTTCGTGTACGGCACCGCGGCGGGGCGCGCCCTGCAGGCCGCAGGGTTCGTCGAGTCCAGCCGCGGCCTCACTCTGCGGCGTCAGCGATGA
- a CDS encoding alpha/beta hydrolase → MSAIAIDDEAVLWSESPETRAGRPLLLLLHGYGSDERDLFGLAPFLPDAFVLAAVRAPLAPPFPAPGWSWYPIEGLDGRSSGAVTAAADALIAWIDRATDVETIGILGFSQGAAVALQALRLQPERFAFVVNLAGYADPSPLPGDEVLAERRPPVFWGRGARDEVIPPAAVAHTVQWLPAHAELSGRVYAGLTHSVSQEELDDVHVFLDKQLAAL, encoded by the coding sequence ATGAGCGCGATCGCGATCGACGACGAGGCCGTCCTCTGGTCGGAAAGCCCCGAGACGCGGGCGGGCAGACCCCTCCTGCTGCTGCTGCACGGATACGGCTCGGATGAGCGCGATCTTTTCGGGCTCGCTCCCTTCCTCCCCGACGCGTTCGTGCTGGCCGCGGTTCGTGCGCCGCTGGCGCCGCCCTTTCCCGCCCCCGGCTGGTCGTGGTATCCCATCGAGGGACTCGACGGCCGCTCGAGCGGAGCGGTGACGGCCGCCGCCGACGCCCTGATCGCGTGGATCGATCGGGCGACGGATGTCGAGACGATCGGCATCCTCGGCTTCTCTCAGGGCGCCGCGGTCGCTCTGCAGGCTCTGCGCCTGCAGCCCGAGCGTTTCGCCTTCGTCGTGAACCTCGCCGGCTACGCAGACCCGTCACCCCTTCCGGGCGACGAGGTGCTCGCCGAACGTCGCCCCCCGGTCTTCTGGGGCCGCGGCGCCCGCGACGAGGTGATTCCCCCCGCTGCGGTGGCCCATACGGTGCAGTGGCTGCCCGCACACGCGGAGCTGAGCGGCCGGGTCTACGCCGGGCTCACCCACAGCGTGTCGCAGGAGGAGCTCGACGACGTCCACGTCTTCCTCGACAAGCAGCTCGCCGCGCTGTGA
- a CDS encoding NUDIX hydrolase family protein translates to MAVRTPDPDPNERDDDGNPRDPLRGFGSGGGRPGHPLGDGTFGSPAPESAGNPGWLSDVELAEARRRLPILYVEAVPVRTDGVGAVTQVGVLLRATPLGEITRSIVSGRVRYGETVRDALFRHLENDLGPMAFPQLPPQPVPFTVAEYFPLPGVSAFHDDRQHAVSLAFVIPVTGTCEPRQDALEVTWMTPEEASSEALAAEMEGGRSTLIRLALASVGALR, encoded by the coding sequence ATGGCCGTTCGCACCCCCGACCCCGATCCGAACGAACGCGACGACGACGGGAACCCCCGTGACCCGCTGCGCGGCTTCGGCAGCGGCGGGGGACGGCCCGGCCACCCCCTCGGCGACGGCACGTTCGGCTCGCCGGCTCCGGAAAGCGCCGGAAACCCCGGCTGGTTGAGCGACGTCGAGCTCGCCGAGGCCCGTCGGCGGCTGCCGATCCTCTACGTCGAGGCGGTGCCGGTGCGCACGGACGGCGTGGGTGCGGTGACGCAGGTCGGCGTGCTGCTGAGGGCGACGCCGCTGGGGGAGATCACCCGGTCGATCGTGTCGGGGCGGGTGCGCTATGGCGAGACGGTGCGCGACGCCCTCTTCCGTCATCTCGAGAACGACCTCGGTCCGATGGCGTTCCCGCAGCTTCCGCCGCAACCGGTGCCGTTCACGGTGGCCGAGTACTTCCCCCTGCCCGGGGTCAGCGCCTTCCACGACGACCGTCAGCATGCGGTGTCGCTGGCGTTCGTCATCCCGGTCACCGGCACGTGCGAGCCGCGCCAGGATGCTCTGGAGGTCACCTGGATGACCCCCGAAGAGGCCTCGTCGGAGGCGCTGGCTGCCGAGATGGAGGGCGGGCGCTCGACGCTCATCCGCCTGGCTCTGGCCAGCGTCGGCGCGCTGCGCTGA
- a CDS encoding AlbA family DNA-binding domain-containing protein produces the protein MPRSEMLVEVAGALPLALLLSFMIAWVLRRLFGARLSLPLSVMTIVSLLGVSLGLFLAGWFFVGLRLWMPTALLLAVGSSLGLSFLVAGVAALLRRDGAIDVAALLEKGESDRVEFKETARWNVRDDKKDARMEQVVAKTVAAFLNSSGGTLLIGVDDDGRVQGLDRDFATLRTPDADRFELWLRDMLTASLGKNAAAMPRIRFAEVDGATVCAVRCPRAPEPVFVAQGGGSELWVRVGNSTRAFGVDEAVTYVARHFRPTLTDLVLGRR, from the coding sequence GTGCCCCGCAGTGAGATGCTCGTCGAGGTCGCCGGCGCGCTGCCGCTCGCGCTGCTGCTGTCCTTCATGATCGCGTGGGTGCTGCGTCGCCTCTTCGGCGCTCGGCTGTCCCTGCCGCTGTCGGTCATGACGATCGTGTCGTTGCTGGGAGTGAGCCTCGGGCTCTTCCTGGCGGGCTGGTTCTTCGTCGGGCTGAGACTGTGGATGCCGACGGCGCTGCTGCTTGCGGTCGGCAGCAGCCTCGGGCTGTCGTTCCTCGTCGCCGGAGTCGCGGCGCTGCTGCGCCGCGACGGAGCCATTGACGTCGCCGCGCTCCTGGAGAAGGGTGAGAGCGACCGCGTCGAGTTCAAGGAGACCGCGCGCTGGAACGTCCGTGACGACAAGAAGGACGCGCGGATGGAGCAGGTGGTCGCGAAGACCGTCGCCGCCTTCCTCAACAGTTCGGGCGGAACACTGCTCATCGGCGTCGACGACGACGGCCGCGTGCAGGGTCTCGATCGCGACTTCGCGACCCTCCGCACCCCCGACGCCGACCGTTTCGAGCTCTGGCTGCGCGACATGCTGACGGCGAGTCTCGGAAAGAACGCCGCCGCCATGCCGCGTATCCGTTTCGCCGAGGTCGACGGCGCCACGGTCTGCGCCGTACGCTGCCCGCGAGCGCCCGAGCCCGTCTTCGTCGCCCAGGGGGGCGGCAGCGAGTTGTGGGTGCGGGTCGGCAACTCGACCCGCGCGTTCGGCGTCGACGAAGCCGTGACCTACGTCGCCCGGCACTTCCGGCCCACCCTTACCGATCTTGTGCTCGGGCGTCGCTGA
- a CDS encoding M3 family metallopeptidase produces the protein MTSIEPLVFPTDADDWVAFASGRPAAAVALVADVDARLIDAADEMDAATRLDLWNDADLALRQATCEAYLLSEAHPDAEVRRIAEEQVQALEALSASRLLDGRLFAAFDGLSDEGLDADQPRLLAHVRRDFRRGGVALAEADRERVRALTDRDTELSLEFSRNIRDGRREIRVAPEALAGLPQDFIDAHPADDDGLVVLTTEYTDLMPVREYATDRATRTALVGAYNDLAWPANDAVLAELLAVRAERAQLLGYRDWADYETETRMIGAGRPDGGSAAIAEFLARLDEASQAAAAAEYPVLLERLQQDDPAATEVTIADFFYLLSTLRRERHDVDAQLVRSYFSFDRVLPGVLGTTARLLDVEYVPVEIPTWHDDVRSYDVVRTGERLGRIHLDLHPRDGKYNHAACFPLAPGVAGRVLPEAVLLCNFARGLMTHDEVVTFFHEFGHLVHDILGGAQRFVRFSGVATEWDFVEAPSQLLEEWAWDAEVLASFTANAAGEPIPADLVAKMRVADGFGRALEVRRQLGHANVSYHLHVDRPEDLQAATEHWYAATSPVQPLRGLHSYAGFGHLTGYGACYYTYQWSLVIARDLLSGFGGDLMDAEAATRYRREILEPGGSRDATALVEAFLGRPYSFDAYRAWLAGA, from the coding sequence ATGACCTCGATCGAGCCTCTCGTCTTCCCGACCGACGCCGACGACTGGGTGGCGTTCGCGTCCGGACGACCCGCCGCCGCTGTCGCTCTCGTCGCCGATGTCGACGCCCGCCTCATCGATGCGGCGGACGAGATGGATGCCGCGACGCGCCTGGACCTGTGGAACGACGCCGATCTGGCGCTCCGGCAGGCCACGTGCGAGGCCTACCTGCTGAGTGAGGCGCACCCGGATGCCGAGGTGCGCCGCATCGCGGAGGAGCAGGTGCAGGCGCTCGAGGCGCTCTCGGCATCCCGCCTTCTCGACGGTCGCCTGTTCGCCGCCTTCGACGGTCTCTCCGACGAAGGCCTGGACGCCGATCAACCCCGCCTGCTCGCGCACGTGCGCCGCGACTTCCGCCGCGGCGGCGTCGCCCTCGCCGAGGCCGATCGCGAGCGGGTCCGCGCGCTCACCGACCGTGACACCGAGCTCAGCCTGGAATTCTCCCGCAACATCCGCGACGGACGGCGCGAGATCCGTGTCGCGCCGGAGGCGCTCGCCGGCCTTCCGCAGGACTTCATCGACGCGCATCCGGCCGACGACGACGGCCTCGTCGTCCTGACGACGGAGTACACCGACCTTATGCCGGTGCGGGAATACGCCACCGATCGCGCGACGCGCACGGCGCTGGTCGGGGCGTACAACGACCTCGCCTGGCCGGCCAACGACGCGGTCCTCGCCGAGCTGCTCGCGGTCCGGGCCGAGCGCGCGCAACTGCTCGGCTACCGCGACTGGGCCGACTACGAGACCGAGACCCGCATGATCGGCGCCGGTCGCCCCGACGGCGGCAGCGCCGCGATCGCGGAGTTCCTCGCGCGGCTCGACGAGGCGTCTCAGGCCGCCGCCGCGGCGGAGTACCCCGTGCTGCTCGAACGGCTGCAGCAGGACGACCCGGCGGCGACCGAGGTCACGATCGCCGACTTCTTCTACCTTCTCAGCACGCTGCGCCGTGAGCGTCACGACGTGGACGCTCAGCTCGTGCGCTCGTACTTCTCCTTCGATCGGGTGCTGCCGGGCGTGCTCGGCACGACCGCGCGCCTGCTCGACGTCGAGTACGTGCCCGTCGAGATCCCCACCTGGCACGACGATGTGCGCTCGTACGACGTCGTCCGCACGGGCGAGCGGCTCGGACGCATCCACCTCGACCTGCATCCGCGTGACGGCAAGTACAACCACGCCGCCTGCTTCCCCCTCGCCCCCGGCGTCGCGGGGCGTGTGCTGCCCGAGGCGGTGCTGCTGTGCAACTTCGCGCGCGGGCTGATGACCCACGACGAAGTCGTCACGTTCTTCCACGAGTTCGGCCATCTCGTGCACGACATCCTCGGCGGCGCGCAGCGCTTCGTGCGCTTCTCGGGTGTCGCGACGGAGTGGGACTTCGTCGAGGCACCCAGCCAGCTGCTGGAGGAGTGGGCGTGGGATGCCGAGGTCCTCGCCTCGTTCACCGCGAACGCCGCGGGCGAGCCGATCCCGGCCGATCTGGTCGCCAAGATGCGCGTCGCCGACGGGTTCGGGCGGGCCCTGGAGGTGCGCCGCCAGCTCGGCCACGCGAACGTGTCGTACCACCTGCACGTCGACCGTCCGGAAGACCTGCAGGCGGCCACCGAGCACTGGTACGCCGCGACGAGCCCGGTGCAGCCGCTGCGCGGGCTGCACTCGTACGCCGGATTCGGGCATCTCACGGGGTACGGCGCCTGCTACTACACGTACCAGTGGAGCCTCGTGATCGCGCGCGACCTGCTCTCGGGCTTCGGCGGCGACCTCATGGATGCCGAGGCGGCGACCCGCTACCGCCGTGAGATCCTCGAGCCCGGCGGCAGCCGGGACGCGACCGCGCTCGTCGAGGCTTTCCTCGGACGGCCGTACTCCTTCGACGCGTACCGGGCGTGGCTCGCCGGCGCCTGA
- a CDS encoding threonine aldolase family protein: MTTLHDTTVRGFASDNYSGVHPEILEAIAAANHGHQIAYGEDAYTARLQEVFRHHFGDHAEAFPVFNGTGANVVGLQSMLPRWGAVIAASTAHINVDEGGAPERVAGIKILNVPTDDGKLTPELVDREAWGWGDEHRAQPLVVSITQSTELGTLYTPDEIAALADHAHARGMRLHLDGARISNAAAALDLPLRAFTTDVGVDVLSFGGTKNGALGGEAVVVLDPAASEGLLFLRKLNMQLASKMRFISAQLVALLEGDLYLRNARHANAMAQRLRAGVEAGIADGSIAGVSFSQPTQANGVFAVLPDGVADALRESFRFYDWGPAGGGSTERDGDPSSAGGEDAAKNEVRWMCSFDTSEDDVDAFVAALARLT; the protein is encoded by the coding sequence GTGACCACCCTGCATGACACGACCGTCCGCGGCTTCGCCAGCGACAACTACTCGGGCGTCCACCCCGAGATCCTCGAAGCCATCGCCGCCGCCAATCACGGGCATCAGATCGCGTACGGCGAGGACGCCTACACGGCCCGGCTGCAGGAGGTGTTCCGCCACCACTTCGGCGACCACGCCGAGGCGTTCCCCGTCTTCAACGGGACGGGCGCGAACGTCGTCGGGCTGCAGTCGATGCTGCCGCGGTGGGGCGCAGTGATCGCGGCATCCACCGCGCACATCAATGTCGATGAGGGCGGCGCTCCCGAGCGCGTCGCGGGGATCAAGATCCTGAACGTCCCCACCGACGACGGCAAGCTGACTCCTGAGCTCGTCGACCGTGAGGCCTGGGGATGGGGCGACGAGCACCGCGCGCAGCCGCTCGTCGTCTCGATCACACAGTCGACCGAGCTCGGCACGCTGTACACGCCCGACGAGATCGCCGCCCTCGCCGACCATGCGCACGCCCGCGGTATGCGCCTGCACCTCGACGGCGCCCGCATCTCCAATGCGGCCGCGGCGCTTGACCTGCCGCTGCGGGCCTTCACGACCGATGTCGGCGTCGACGTGCTGAGCTTCGGTGGGACGAAGAACGGCGCGCTCGGCGGAGAGGCCGTCGTCGTCCTCGACCCGGCGGCCTCGGAGGGGCTGCTGTTCCTGCGAAAGCTGAACATGCAGCTGGCGTCGAAGATGCGCTTCATCTCCGCGCAGCTGGTGGCACTGCTCGAGGGCGACCTGTACCTGCGCAATGCCCGCCACGCCAACGCGATGGCCCAGCGCCTGCGAGCCGGTGTCGAAGCCGGGATCGCCGACGGGTCGATCGCGGGGGTGTCGTTCAGCCAGCCGACGCAGGCCAACGGCGTGTTCGCGGTGCTGCCCGACGGCGTCGCCGATGCCCTGCGCGAGAGCTTCCGCTTCTACGACTGGGGCCCCGCCGGCGGAGGCTCGACGGAGCGCGACGGCGATCCGTCGAGTGCCGGTGGGGAGGATGCGGCGAAGAACGAGGTCCGCTGGATGTGCTCGTTCGACACGTCCGAAGACGACGTCGACGCGTTCGTCGCCGCTCTCGCGCGCCTCACCTGA
- a CDS encoding SDR family NAD(P)-dependent oxidoreductase — MGDGVRGRSVMIAGATSASGHAAARALVAAGASVIAVGRRDDALAPLRDLGARTAVCDLADEAEVAAFAAMLAADGVRVDGLLHLVGGWRGGGGLRGQTEADYRALESGLSALRHVTRAWWDDLNASPAARTAIVSSTAVARPLAGGANYAAVKAAEEAWARAMAQGFAKDARDRGVAQTAASVIFRVRALAGLEEALGSAFVGLWDADAAEVNDTIVGLGAPN, encoded by the coding sequence ATGGGTGACGGCGTGCGCGGGCGCTCGGTCATGATCGCCGGTGCGACGAGCGCGAGCGGGCACGCCGCCGCCCGCGCGCTCGTGGCGGCCGGGGCGAGCGTCATCGCGGTGGGGCGCCGCGATGACGCTCTCGCTCCCCTGCGCGACCTGGGCGCGCGCACGGCCGTGTGCGACCTCGCCGACGAGGCGGAGGTCGCGGCGTTCGCGGCGATGCTCGCGGCGGACGGCGTGCGTGTCGACGGGCTGCTGCACCTCGTCGGGGGGTGGCGCGGCGGCGGCGGGCTGCGCGGCCAGACCGAGGCCGACTACCGCGCGCTGGAGAGCGGGCTGAGCGCCCTGCGACACGTCACGCGCGCGTGGTGGGACGACCTGAACGCCTCCCCCGCCGCCCGGACTGCGATCGTGTCGTCCACGGCGGTCGCGCGCCCCCTGGCGGGCGGGGCCAACTACGCCGCCGTCAAGGCCGCGGAGGAGGCATGGGCCCGCGCGATGGCGCAGGGCTTCGCGAAGGACGCGCGCGATCGCGGGGTCGCGCAGACCGCGGCATCCGTCATCTTCCGCGTCCGGGCTCTCGCGGGCCTGGAGGAGGCGCTCGGATCGGCCTTCGTCGGGCTCTGGGATGCCGACGCGGCCGAGGTCAACGACACGATCGTCGGCCTCGGCGCGCCGAACTAG